From Bacillus pumilus, one genomic window encodes:
- a CDS encoding MFS transporter, translating to MNKWRDSRKVFLTAIAFGTMLNPLNSSMISLALHQIQHEFGLSFTTVSWLISSFYLASAVTQPVSGRIGDHVMSRRTLFLFGLGLVAVSAICAPFAPTFAVLIVIRLLQAIGSSAIYPSGVGLIRDHIKEKQASALAVLSIFASAMTALGPTLGGFLMTIGGWPAIFLVNLPFILISFFLGLTLFPKEQKKRKLRIGETVRKLDLPGMLLFTVCIVLLLSFLLSLGDGIQYVQGILCLVSAGAFIWWEYQVDEPFIQIRMFRQEQRLSLVYVQFIILNIFFYCLFFGLPSYFQDELGWRVEMTGLFMLCMSGVSIIVSPLTGKWVDRGDERHPVLASAVLMLAGASAMTFFFIPAPLWGKGVVLALLGLSYGIGNVALQAAMLKASPQHMIGTSSGLFQTCRYLGSILSSAVLGMLFGDEIAGPHFEQLGWTLIMISLTGIGVSLYFSNKVRGGQPIKKAAR from the coding sequence ATGAACAAGTGGAGAGACAGCCGAAAGGTTTTTTTAACTGCTATTGCCTTTGGAACGATGTTAAATCCACTGAATTCCTCGATGATTTCTTTGGCCTTGCATCAAATTCAGCATGAATTCGGTTTGTCATTTACGACTGTATCTTGGCTTATTTCGTCTTTTTATTTAGCCAGTGCGGTGACGCAGCCGGTGAGCGGCCGGATTGGGGATCATGTGATGAGCCGGAGAACATTATTTTTATTCGGGCTAGGTCTTGTGGCGGTCTCAGCCATCTGTGCGCCGTTTGCCCCAACGTTTGCAGTGCTGATTGTGATCCGGCTGCTGCAGGCGATTGGGAGCAGTGCCATTTATCCTTCTGGTGTCGGACTCATTCGGGATCATATTAAGGAAAAGCAGGCTTCGGCGTTAGCGGTATTGTCCATTTTTGCTTCGGCGATGACGGCACTTGGACCGACTCTTGGCGGCTTTTTGATGACAATCGGCGGCTGGCCGGCTATCTTTTTAGTGAACCTGCCTTTTATTTTGATCAGCTTCTTTCTTGGACTAACTTTGTTTCCAAAGGAGCAGAAAAAGAGAAAGCTTCGTATAGGTGAAACGGTACGGAAGCTCGATTTGCCAGGGATGCTTCTTTTTACAGTTTGTATTGTCCTTCTGCTTTCGTTTTTATTATCACTAGGTGATGGGATTCAATATGTACAGGGGATTCTTTGTCTCGTGAGTGCAGGCGCTTTTATCTGGTGGGAGTATCAGGTGGATGAACCGTTTATTCAAATTCGAATGTTCAGACAGGAGCAGCGGCTGTCACTTGTGTATGTGCAATTTATCATTTTAAATATATTTTTCTATTGTCTTTTCTTTGGTTTGCCGAGCTATTTCCAGGATGAATTAGGCTGGCGTGTGGAAATGACGGGTCTTTTTATGCTGTGCATGTCTGGGGTGAGCATCATTGTGTCGCCGCTGACAGGAAAGTGGGTGGACCGCGGGGATGAACGCCATCCGGTATTAGCCAGTGCGGTATTGATGCTGGCTGGAGCATCTGCGATGACCTTCTTTTTTATTCCGGCACCATTATGGGGAAAAGGGGTGGTTCTAGCGCTGCTTGGACTGAGTTACGGGATTGGGAATGTTGCGCTGCAAGCGGCGATGCTCAAGGCAAGTCCTCAGCATATGATTGGCACGTCCTCCGGGCTTTTTCAAACATGCCGTTACCTTGGTTCCATTCTGTCGTCTGCTGTCCTCGGTATGCTGTTTGGGGATGAAATTGCTGGTCCTCATTTTGAGCAGTTAGGCTGGACGTTGATCATGATTTCCCTTACCGGCATCGGTGTCAGTCTTTATTTTTCGAACAAGGTCAGAGGAGGACAGCCAATAAAAAAAGCGGCGCGATAA